The DNA window TGCGGAAATGAAAGACCACAGTCCTGAAGTGCTGGCAGTGGATCAAGGGAGCTTGAATGTATTTGTTCAGCGTACCGGTGTGGCGCAAGCTGCCATAAACGTGGTATGTACCAGCGATCATCCGAATCATGTTTTTATGCAAAATGTGATACCTTTTGTGTTGGAAGCCGGTGCGGGTCATATGGTTGCAATCGAATATACTTTAGGTCCGGGATTGAGCAAGGGAGAGGTCATTAATTTTACTATAAAGCTGACCACCGGAGATTTTGAGCAGACCATCCAATTGAGAAAAGTGTATTGGGGAGTTCCTGTATGGGAAGAAAAATGTCTCGATCAGAATCAATGGATGTCACCCAACAATAATCCTTTGTTGACCACGACAGAAAGTTATACATCCGCGCCAAGCTGCTTCACAGACAGTCCTAATAAAAAACTTAGTCCGGGAAAAGAATACCGTATACGTACTGCATTGCCTTTGGACCTTCGAAGTGCGGCCAGTGCCTATTTGAGTTTACAAGCCAAGTGGGACCTGAATCCAGAATCTGATTTTGCACAGGTGCAGATTTCTACTGACGGAATTTCCTATGAGCCGATTTGTGGCAAATACACAGTTCGTGGAGGGAATTTTCAGGATTTGGACAACCCGGTTTATTCTGGCACACAGAAGAACTGGATTGCAGAATGGATTGACCTTAAAAAATATGTGGGCAGAAGTATTTATCTTCAAATATTTGTGAACACCAATTACAGCGAAATTCCTTACGATGGATTTTATATAGATGACATTAAGTTGTTTACTTCATTTTACACAGGTAGTAAGGAGACCCAACAAAAACTGATGAGTGTATATCCGCAACCCGCTCATGAATATTTGGAAATCAGGTCAGAGGAGGCCTTACCAGCCAGCCTGAATTTAAGTCAATTGGATGGAAGAACGCTGGAGATTCCAGTAAAACAACTTGGTGCCGGACATTGGCGGATGAATTTATCAGGTCTTCAACCAGGTATCTATATGCTGCATTACCTCAATGCACAGGGTCATCAGGAAGTCCAGAAAATAAGTATTCAATAGAAATATGATACAAGCACATTTAGCTGCGCTTCAGCTTAAGGGAGAAAATTCCGGAAGCTGGTGTGGGCGTCAGTCTTTTCTTTCCGAAGACTGGATCTCCAGTTTTTCACCTGTGGATGGTAAATTAATAGGAAAAGTAAGTCAGACCGGTAGCAGCGATTACGATGTAATCGTCCATCAAGCTCATGAGGCATTCTTAGAGTGGCGACAAGTTCCTGCTCCTAAGCGAGGAGAGTTTGTGCGGCAATTGGGAGAAGAGCTCAGAAAACATAAGGAACACTTAGGGGCTTTGGTCTCTTTTGAGATGGGTAAAAGTCTTCAGGAGGGCTTTGGAGAGGTCCAGGAGATGATAGACATCTGTGATTTCGCTGTAGGCCTCAGTAGACAACTTTACGGCCTTACCATGCATTCAGAGCGTCCATTGCACAGGATGTATGAGCAATGGCACCCTTTGGGCGTGGTAGGTGTGATTTCTGCTTTTAATTTTCCGGTTGCAGTGTGGTCCTGGAATGCAGCTTTGGCCTGGGTTTGTGGGAACACAGTAATTTGGAAGCCCTCAGAGAAAACCCCACTTTGTAGTGTGGCTGTTCAGCACATTGTATGCAAAGTATTGGAGAAGAATAATTATCCACAGGGAATTTCATGTATCATTAATGGAAATGCCAATCTGGGACATCAGCTGTGTCAGGATGCGCGAATTCCATTGATTTCAGCGACCGGATCCACCCGCATGGGCAAATCAATTGGGGTGACGGTAGCAGAACGATTTGGCAAAAGCATTTTAGAACTTGGTGGAAACAATGCGGTCATTATCAGTGAGACTGCTGATCTTAAAAAAGTATTGCCAGCCATTGTGTTTGGGGCAGTCGGAACAGCCGGTCAGCGATGTACTTCTACCAGAAGATTGATTATTCACGAATCCAAATATGCGGAAGTCAGACAAGTGATGCAAAAGGCCTATGGTCAGTTGAGAATAGGTAATCCACTGGACCAGCAAAATCATGTGGGTCCTTTGATCGACCGACATGCAGTAGAAATATATTTGAAGGCACTGGAACAAATAAAAGTTCAAGGAGGTCGCATGTTGGTAGAAGGTGGTGTAATCGAGGGGGCAGAATATTCCAGCGGATGTTATGTGCGTCCATGCATTGCAGAAGTCCAGGCAGATATGAAGATTGTA is part of the Candidatus Vicinibacter affinis genome and encodes:
- a CDS encoding aldehyde dehydrogenase family protein — protein: MIQAHLAALQLKGENSGSWCGRQSFLSEDWISSFSPVDGKLIGKVSQTGSSDYDVIVHQAHEAFLEWRQVPAPKRGEFVRQLGEELRKHKEHLGALVSFEMGKSLQEGFGEVQEMIDICDFAVGLSRQLYGLTMHSERPLHRMYEQWHPLGVVGVISAFNFPVAVWSWNAALAWVCGNTVIWKPSEKTPLCSVAVQHIVCKVLEKNNYPQGISCIINGNANLGHQLCQDARIPLISATGSTRMGKSIGVTVAERFGKSILELGGNNAVIISETADLKKVLPAIVFGAVGTAGQRCTSTRRLIIHESKYAEVRQVMQKAYGQLRIGNPLDQQNHVGPLIDRHAVEIYLKALEQIKVQGGRMLVEGGVIEGAEYSSGCYVRPCIAEVQADMKIVHEETFAPILYLMTYQTLEEAITIQNNVPQGLSSAIMTESLREAELFLSARGSDCGIANVNIGTSGAEIGGAFGGEKETGGGRESGSDAWKAYMRRQTNTISYSDTLTLAQGIKFDL